A genome region from Streptomyces davaonensis JCM 4913 includes the following:
- a CDS encoding replication-relaxation family protein, whose amino-acid sequence MIGVDAGSGDRLALGVLAQYRIATTKQMHRVIAPEVRIEQTRRRLARLRVEGLVDRITLPQAGRTRVWFPTSYGVQLASEWPEMRGRRPSRTVSDPTAVRLKAGHTLTVTETALVFLEDARRRGDVCEPLDWIPEVHHPIGSGEAVIPDALLYYRHGPANGDNGAMLRAFVEVDRATMGPERLAAKLAAYERLHRYVPVVPGRRPTVQELAVEEWRRRYPLFPRLLFVLDGTGPAGVENRISALRAGAGLLARFPYDVPVLAAPLADLLRHGPSAPVWRPVHDPGLRVRWTESEHRQT is encoded by the coding sequence ATGATCGGCGTGGACGCGGGCAGCGGGGACCGGCTGGCGCTGGGTGTGCTGGCGCAGTACCGGATAGCCACCACCAAGCAGATGCACCGGGTGATCGCGCCCGAGGTGCGTATCGAGCAGACCCGGCGGCGGCTGGCCCGGCTGCGCGTGGAGGGGCTGGTCGACCGCATCACCCTGCCGCAGGCCGGACGGACCCGGGTGTGGTTCCCGACCTCGTACGGCGTGCAGCTCGCTTCCGAGTGGCCCGAGATGCGCGGGCGCCGGCCTTCCAGGACCGTGTCCGATCCGACCGCCGTGCGGCTGAAGGCCGGCCACACGCTGACCGTGACCGAGACCGCGCTCGTCTTCCTCGAGGACGCCCGCCGCCGCGGCGATGTGTGCGAGCCGCTGGACTGGATCCCCGAGGTCCACCACCCCATCGGGAGCGGCGAGGCCGTCATCCCCGACGCCCTGCTGTACTACCGGCACGGTCCCGCCAACGGGGACAACGGGGCGATGCTGCGGGCGTTCGTGGAAGTCGACCGGGCCACCATGGGCCCCGAACGTCTCGCCGCCAAGCTGGCCGCGTATGAGCGCCTCCACCGCTACGTGCCAGTGGTCCCGGGGCGCCGACCGACCGTCCAGGAACTGGCGGTGGAGGAGTGGCGGCGGCGCTACCCGCTCTTCCCCCGTCTCCTGTTCGTCCTGGACGGCACCGGACCGGCCGGTGTCGAGAACCGGATCAGCGCCCTGCGCGCGGGGGCCGGGCTGCTGGCCCGCTTTCCCTACGACGTCCCCGTGCTCGCGGCGCCGCTGGCCGACCTGCTCCGGCACGGCCCCTCCGCACCCGTGTGGCGGCCCGTCCACGACCCCGGCCTGCGAGTTCGCTGGACGGAGTCCGAGCATCGGCAGACCTGA